One genomic window of Camelina sativa cultivar DH55 chromosome 5, Cs, whole genome shotgun sequence includes the following:
- the LOC104785845 gene encoding UDP-glycosyltransferase 73C1 isoform X2, translating to MASETTHQFPSLHFVLFPFMAQGHMIPMVDIARLLAQRGVTITIVTTPHNAARFKNVLSRAIQSGLPINLVQIKFPSQESGSSEGHENLDLLDSLGASLNFFQAINRLGEPVEKLLKEIQPRPSCIIADMCLPYTNKVAKNLGIPKIIFHGMCCFNLLCMHIMHQNHELLENIESEKEYFSVPNFPDRAEFTKGQLPMLLPAGDWKEFLDGMTEADNTSYGVIVNTFEDLEPAYVRDYKKVKAGKVWSIGPVSLCNKVGDDKAERGNKAAIDQEDCIKWLDSKEEGSVLYVCLGSICNLPLSQLKEIGLGLDESQRPFIWVIRGWEKYNELVDWISESGFKERTKERGLLIRGWSSQMLILSHPAVGAFLTHCGWNSTLEGITSGVPLLTWPLFGDQFCNEKLTVQVLNAGVRAGVEDTMRWGEEEKIGVLVDKEGVKKAVEELMGDSNDAMERRKRVKELGELAHKAVEEGGSSHSSITLLLQDIMQLQA from the exons ATGGCATCCGAAACTACCCACCAGTTTCCTTCTCTTCACTTTGTTCTCTTCCCTTTTATGGCCCAAGGTCACATGATCCCCATGGTCGATATTGCTAGGCTCTTGGCTCAGCGAGGGGTGACTATAACCATTGTCACGACGCCTCACAACGCAGCCCGGTTCAAGAACGTTCTCAGCCGGGCCATCCAGTCCGGCTTGCCCATCAATCTTGTGCAGATAAAGTTTCCATCTCAAGAATCGGGTTCATCGGAAGGACATGAGAATTTGGACTTGCTCGATTCGTTGGGGGCGTCATTAAACTTCTTCCAAGCAATTAATAGGCTCGGGGAACCGGTCGAGAAGCTCTTGAAAGAGATTCAACCTAGGCCAAGCTGCATAATCGCCGACATGTGTTTGCCTTATACAAACAAAGTTGCCAAGAACCTTGGTATACCAAAAATCATCTTTCATGGCATGTGCTGCTTTAATCTTCTTTGTATGCATATTATGCACCAAAACCACGAGCTCTTGGAAAATATAGAGTCTGAAAAGGAGTACTTCTCCGTTCCAAATTTCCCTGACAGAGCTGAGTTCACAAAAGGTCAGCTTCCAATGCTCTTACCTGCTGGAGATTGGAAAGAGTTTCTTGACGGAATGACAGAAGCGGATAACACTTCGTATGGTGTGATTGTTAACACGTTTGAAGATCTGGAGCCAGCTTATGTTAGAGACTACAAGAAAGTTAAAGCGGGTAAGGTATGGAGCATCGGACCGGTTTCCTTGTGCAACAAGGTAGGAGACGACAAAGCTGAGAGGGGAAACAAGGCGGCCATTGATCAAGAAGATTGTATTAAATGGCTTGATTCTAAAGAAGAAGGGTCGGTGCTATATGTTTGCCTTGGAAGTATATGCAATCTTCCTCTGTCTCAGCTCAAAGAGATCGGGTTAGGCCTTGATGAATCCCAAAGACCATTCATTTGGGTCATAAGAGGTTGGGAGAAGTATAACGAGTTAGTTGACTGGATCTCAGAGAGCGGTTttaaagaaagaaccaaagagagaGGCCTTCTCATAAGAGGATGGTCATCTCAAATGCTTATCCTTTCACACCCTGCTGTTGGAGCCTTCTTGACacattgtggatggaactcgacTCTTGAAGGAATCACTTCAGGTGTTCCATTGCTCACTTGGCCACTGTTTGGAGACCAGTTCTGCAACGAGAAGCTGACGGTGCAGGTACTAAATGCCGGTGTGAGAGCCGGGGTTGAAGATACCATGAGATggggagaggaggagaaaatAGGAGTATTGGTGGATAAAGAAGGAGTGAAGAAGGCAGTGGAAGAACTAATGGGTGATAGTAATGATGCaatggagagaagaaaaagagtcaaAGAGCTTGGAGAATTAGCTCACAAGGCGGTGGAGGAAGGAGGCTCTTCTCATTCCAGCATCAC ATTATTGCTTCAAGACATAATGCAACTGCAGGCATAA
- the LOC104788954 gene encoding UDP-glycosyltransferase 73C4-like, producing MASEKTHQVYPPLHFVLFPFMAQGHMIPMVDIARLLAHRGATVTIVTTRYNARRFENVLSRAVESGLPINIVHVKFPYQEVGLPKGKENIDSLDSMELMVPFFKVVNMLQDPVIKLMEEMESRPSCIISDLLLPYTSKLAKKFDIPKIVFHGIGCFCLLCVHVLRRNLDYFRVPNFPDRVEFTKPQVTVETDASGDWKEFLDEMVEAEDTSYGVIINTFEELEPAYVKDYKEARAGKVWSIGPVSLCNKAGVDKAERGNKATIDQDECLKWLDSKEEGSVLYVCLGSICNLPLVQLKELGLGLEESQRPFIWVIKGWEKYNELSEWMVESGYEERIRERGLLIRGWAPQVLILSHPSIGGFLTHCGWNSTLEGITSGIPLLTWPLFGDQFCNQTLVVQVLKAGVSAGVEEVMKWGEEEKIGVLVDKEGVKKAVEDLMGESDDAKERTKRVKELGGLAHKAVEEGGSSHSNITLFLQDIRQVQSV from the coding sequence ATGGCTTCCGAGAAAACCCACCAAGTTTATCCTCctcttcactttgttctttTCCCTTTCATGGCCCAAGGTCACATGATTCCTATGGTTGATATTGCAAGGCTCTTGGCTCATCGCGGTGCAACAGTAACTATTGTCACAACACGTTATAATGCAAGGAGGTTTGAGAATGTCTTAAGCCGTGCCGTCGAGTCTGGCTTGCCCATCAACATAGTGCATGTGAAGTTTCCCTATCAAGAAGTTGGTTTGccaaaaggaaaagagaataTAGATTCGCTTGACTCCATGGAGTTGATGGTACCTTTCTTTAAAGTGGTTAACATGCTCCAAGATCCGGTCATAAAGCTCATGGAAGAGATGGAATCTAGACCTAGCTGTATAATTTCTGATTTGCTCTTGCCGTATACAAGTAAACTCGCCAAGAAGTTCGATATACCAAAGATTGTTTTCCACGGCATAGGTTGCTTCTGTCTTTTGTGTGTGCATGTTTTACGTCGAAACCTCGACTATTTCCGGGTTCCTAATTTTCCTGATAGAGTTGAATTTACAAAGCCACAAGTTACAGTGGAAACAGATGCAAGTGGAGATTGGAAAGAGTTCTTGGACGAAATGGTAGAAGCCGAAGATACATCCTATGGTGTGATCATCAACACATTTGAAGAGTTGGAGCCTGCTTATGTCAAAGACTACAAAGAGGCAAGGGCCGGAAAAGTATGGTCAATTGGACCCGTTTCCTTGTGCAACAAGGCAGGAGTAGACAAAGCTGAGAGGGGAAACAAGGCGACCATTGATCAAGATGAGTGTCTTAAATGGCTTGATTCTAAAGAAGAAGGTTCGGTGCTCTATGTTTGCCTAGGAAGTATTTGCAATCTTCCTCTGGTTCAGCTCAAGGAGCTGGGTCTCGGTCTCGAGGAATCCCAAAGACCTTTCATTTGGGTCATAAAAGGTTGGGAAAAGTATAATGAACTATCTGAGTGGATGGTGGAGAGCGGTTATGAAGAAAGAATCAGGGAGAGAGGACTTCTCATTAGAGGGTGGGCACCTCAAGTCCTTATTCTTTCTCATCCTTCTATTGGGGGATTCTTAACAcactgtggatggaactcgacTCTCGAAGGAATCACTTCGGGCATTCCACTGCTCACATGGCCGCTGTTTGGAGACCAATTCTGCAACCAAACACTGGTAGTGCAAGTACTAAAAGCTGGTGTAAGTGCCGGGGTTGAAGAAGTCATGAAAtggggagaagaagagaaaataggTGTGTTAGTGGATAAAGAAGGAGTGAAGAAGGCAGTTGAAGACTTGATGGGTGAGAGTGATGAtgcaaaagagagaacaaaaagagTCAAAGAGCTTGGAGGATTAGCTCACAAGGCTGTGGAAGAAGGAGGTTCCTCTCATTCTAACATCACATTGTTTTTACAAGACATACGTCAAGTACAATctgtttga
- the LOC104785845 gene encoding UDP-glycosyltransferase 73C1 isoform X1, which yields MASETTHQFPSLHFVLFPFMAQGHMIPMVDIARLLAQRGVTITIVTTPHNAARFKNVLSRAIQSGLPINLVQIKFPSQESGSSEGHENLDLLDSLGASLNFFQAINRLGEPVEKLLKEIQPRPSCIIADMCLPYTNKVAKNLGIPKIIFHGMCCFNLLCMHIMHQNHELLENIESEKEYFSVPNFPDRAEFTKGQLPMLLPAGDWKEFLDGMTEADNTSYGVIVNTFEDLEPAYVRDYKKVKAGKVWSIGPVSLCNKVGDDKAERGNKAAIDQEDCIKWLDSKEEGSVLYVCLGSICNLPLSQLKEIGLGLDESQRPFIWVIRGWEKYNELVDWISESGFKERTKERGLLIRGWSSQMLILSHPAVGAFLTHCGWNSTLEGITSGVPLLTWPLFGDQFCNEKLTVQVLNAGVRAGVEDTMRWGEEEKIGVLVDKEGVKKAVEELMGDSNDAMERRKRVKELGELAHKAVEEGGSSHSSITLLLQDIMQLQA from the coding sequence ATGGCATCCGAAACTACCCACCAGTTTCCTTCTCTTCACTTTGTTCTCTTCCCTTTTATGGCCCAAGGTCACATGATCCCCATGGTCGATATTGCTAGGCTCTTGGCTCAGCGAGGGGTGACTATAACCATTGTCACGACGCCTCACAACGCAGCCCGGTTCAAGAACGTTCTCAGCCGGGCCATCCAGTCCGGCTTGCCCATCAATCTTGTGCAGATAAAGTTTCCATCTCAAGAATCGGGTTCATCGGAAGGACATGAGAATTTGGACTTGCTCGATTCGTTGGGGGCGTCATTAAACTTCTTCCAAGCAATTAATAGGCTCGGGGAACCGGTCGAGAAGCTCTTGAAAGAGATTCAACCTAGGCCAAGCTGCATAATCGCCGACATGTGTTTGCCTTATACAAACAAAGTTGCCAAGAACCTTGGTATACCAAAAATCATCTTTCATGGCATGTGCTGCTTTAATCTTCTTTGTATGCATATTATGCACCAAAACCACGAGCTCTTGGAAAATATAGAGTCTGAAAAGGAGTACTTCTCCGTTCCAAATTTCCCTGACAGAGCTGAGTTCACAAAAGGTCAGCTTCCAATGCTCTTACCTGCTGGAGATTGGAAAGAGTTTCTTGACGGAATGACAGAAGCGGATAACACTTCGTATGGTGTGATTGTTAACACGTTTGAAGATCTGGAGCCAGCTTATGTTAGAGACTACAAGAAAGTTAAAGCGGGTAAGGTATGGAGCATCGGACCGGTTTCCTTGTGCAACAAGGTAGGAGACGACAAAGCTGAGAGGGGAAACAAGGCGGCCATTGATCAAGAAGATTGTATTAAATGGCTTGATTCTAAAGAAGAAGGGTCGGTGCTATATGTTTGCCTTGGAAGTATATGCAATCTTCCTCTGTCTCAGCTCAAAGAGATCGGGTTAGGCCTTGATGAATCCCAAAGACCATTCATTTGGGTCATAAGAGGTTGGGAGAAGTATAACGAGTTAGTTGACTGGATCTCAGAGAGCGGTTttaaagaaagaaccaaagagagaGGCCTTCTCATAAGAGGATGGTCATCTCAAATGCTTATCCTTTCACACCCTGCTGTTGGAGCCTTCTTGACacattgtggatggaactcgacTCTTGAAGGAATCACTTCAGGTGTTCCATTGCTCACTTGGCCACTGTTTGGAGACCAGTTCTGCAACGAGAAGCTGACGGTGCAGGTACTAAATGCCGGTGTGAGAGCCGGGGTTGAAGATACCATGAGATggggagaggaggagaaaatAGGAGTATTGGTGGATAAAGAAGGAGTGAAGAAGGCAGTGGAAGAACTAATGGGTGATAGTAATGATGCaatggagagaagaaaaagagtcaaAGAGCTTGGAGAATTAGCTCACAAGGCGGTGGAGGAAGGAGGCTCTTCTCATTCCAGCATCACATTATTGCTTCAAGACATAATGCAACTGCAGGCATAA
- the LOC109132820 gene encoding UDP-glycosyltransferase 73C4-like, translating into MVNYVAFEDSHQSHHSHSSLHFVLFPFMAQGHMIPMVDIARLLAQRGATITIVTTPHNAARFKNVLNRSIESGLPINIVHVKFPYQEAGLPEGQENLDLLDSMDSTLQFFKAVNTLEEPVMKLMEEMTPRPNCLVSDMCLPYTSKIANKFNIPKIVFHGMSCFYLLCMLLLRRNREIFDTIKSDKEYFLIPYFPDRIKFREPQVHVETDADGEWKVFIDDMVEADNKSYGVIVNTFQELEPAYVKDYKKARAGKVWSIGPVSLCNKAGTDKAERGNKATIDQDECLKWLDSQEEGSVLYVCLGSICNLPLDQLKELGLCLEESQRRFIWVIRSWKKYNELAEWITQSGFEERIKDRSILIKGWSPQMLILSHPSIGGFLTHCGWNSTLEGITAGLPLLTWPLFADQFGNEKLVVEVLKSGVKVGVEEPMKWGEEEKIGVLVDKEGVKKAVEELMCESDEAKERRIRAKELGELAHKAVEEGGSSHSNITVFLQDIMQQVKSKN; encoded by the exons atggttaatt ATGTGGCTTTTGAAGATAGCCACCAGTCCCACCACTCACATTCTTCACTTCACTTTGTTCTCTTCCCCTTCATGGCTCAAGGCCATATGATTCCCATGGTTGATATCGCAAGGCTTTTGGCTCAGCGCGGTGCAACCATAACCATTGTCACAACGCCTCACAACGCAGCAAGGTTCAAGAATGTCCTAAACCGTTCCATCGAGTCTGGCTTGCCCATCAACATAGTGCATGTCAAGTTTCCATATCAAGAAGCTGGTTTACCAGAAGGACAGGAGAATTTGGATTTGCTTGACTCAATGGATTCAACTCTACAATTCTTTAAAGCGGTTAACACGCTTGAAGAACCGGTCATGAAGCTCATGGAAGAGATGACACCTAGACCAAACTGTCTGGTTTCTGATATGTGTTTGCCTTACACAAGCAAAATCGCCAACAAGTTCAACATACCAAAGATCGTTTTCCATGGCATGTCATGCTTTTATCTTCTGTGTATGCTACTTCTACGCAGAAACCGTGAGATCTTCGACACTATAAAGTCGGACAAAGAGTATTTCCTAATCCCTTATTTCCCTGACAGGATCAAATTTAGGGAACCTCAAGTTCATGTCGAAACTGATGCTGATGGAGAGTGGAAAGTTTTCATAGACGATATGGTAGAGGCTGATAACAAATCATATGGTGTTATCGTCAACACATTTCAGGAATTGGAGCCTGCTTATGTCAAAGACTACAAAAAGGCAAGGGCCGGAAAAGTATGGTCCATTGGACCCGTTTCCTTGTGCAACAAGGCAGGAACAGACAAAGCTGAGAGGGGAAACAAGGCGACCATTGATCAAGATGAGTGTCTTAAATGGCTTGATTCTCAAGAAGAAGGTTCGGTGCTCTATGTTTGCCTAGGGAGTATCTGCAATCTTCCTCTGGATCAGCTCAAGGAGCTCGGGCTATGCCTCGAGGAATCCCAAAGACGTTTCATTTGGGTCATAAGAAGCTGGAAGAAGTATAATGAGTTAGCTGAGTGGATAACACAGAGCGGTTTcgaagaaagaatcaaagataGAAGCATTCTCATAAAAGGATGGTCTCCACAAATGCTTATCCTTTCACATCCTTCCATCGGAGGGTTCTTAACACACTGCGGATGGAACTCAACTCTAGAGGGGATAACCGCTGGTCTACCACTGCTTACATGGCCGCTATTTGCAGATCAATTCGGCAACGAGAAATTGGTTGTGGAGGTACTAAAATCCGGAGTCAAAGTTGGTGTTGAGGAGCCTATGAAATggggagaagaggagaagataGGAGTGTTGGTGGATAAAGAAGGAGTAAAGAAGGCAGTTGAGGAGTTAATGTGTGAGAGTgatgaagcaaaagagagaagaataaGAGCCAAAGAACTTGGAGAATTAGCTCACAAGGCTGTGGAGGAAGGAGGCTCTTCTCATTCTAACATTACTGTCTTCTTACAAGACATAATGCAGCAGGTGAAATCCAAGAACTGA